Proteins from a genomic interval of bacterium:
- a CDS encoding LacI family DNA-binding transcriptional regulator, with translation MAGGTGLADPTTIRDVARLARVSVSTVSNVLNGRSRRMRPATRRRVDRAITRLSYHPNRAARQLRTGHARTIALVVPSVANPFWGTFAMYVESAAMAHGYQVVLCNTDRDRAREHAYAAGLWRDGIRDVILGSSLPSLDHIADLMARGLTVVALGLPPGAGGIPPAASISVDNHQGGLLATRHVLRQGHRRIAFLSDLARFTSRVERYRGYRDALAHAGLAPDPALIWMRGADTMSRDAGGADIGRVGTRRLLAGPKPPTAIVTGNDLCAFGVLAAARELGLSVPRDLSVVGFDDIDLARLANPPLTTVRQPARELARMAVDQVLRAAVQRLERETATLVVRPRLMVRASTAPPRGSRARVGEGETPVASRGRHA, from the coding sequence ATGGCAGGGGGGACCGGTCTGGCCGATCCCACGACGATCCGAGACGTCGCCCGGCTCGCCCGGGTGTCCGTGAGCACGGTATCCAACGTGCTGAACGGGCGCTCCCGCCGCATGCGGCCCGCAACGCGCCGCCGGGTGGACCGCGCCATTACGCGCCTCAGCTATCATCCCAACCGGGCCGCCCGCCAGCTCCGCACCGGCCACGCCCGGACGATCGCGCTTGTCGTGCCTTCGGTGGCCAACCCGTTCTGGGGCACCTTCGCCATGTACGTCGAGAGCGCGGCGATGGCGCACGGCTATCAGGTCGTCCTCTGTAACACGGACCGGGATCGGGCTCGCGAGCATGCCTATGCCGCGGGACTGTGGCGTGACGGCATCCGGGACGTCATCCTCGGCTCTTCCCTCCCATCGCTGGATCACATCGCCGATTTAATGGCCCGGGGTCTCACGGTCGTCGCCCTTGGACTCCCCCCGGGCGCCGGCGGCATCCCGCCCGCGGCCAGCATCAGCGTGGACAACCACCAAGGGGGCCTGCTCGCGACCCGGCACGTGCTGCGGCAGGGACATCGCCGCATCGCCTTCCTCTCCGATCTGGCCCGGTTCACGAGCCGCGTCGAGCGTTACCGGGGCTACCGTGATGCGTTGGCGCACGCGGGTCTCGCGCCCGACCCGGCGCTCATTTGGATGCGAGGCGCCGACACCATGTCGCGCGACGCGGGAGGGGCTGACATCGGCCGCGTGGGCACCCGGCGCCTGCTCGCCGGTCCGAAACCGCCGACCGCGATCGTGACCGGGAATGATCTCTGCGCGTTCGGCGTCCTCGCCGCGGCGAGGGAACTCGGGCTCAGCGTCCCTCGGGACCTCTCGGTCGTCGGGTTCGACGACATCGACCTCGCTCGGCTCGCCAATCCCCCGCTGACGACGGTCCGCCAGCCGGCGCGCGAACTGGCTCGGATGGCGGTGGACCAGGTCTTGCGGGCCGCGGTCCAGCGCCTGGAGCGGGAGACGGCGACGTTGGTGGTGCGGCCCCGGCTCATGGTGCGGGCGTCCACCGCACCACCGCGGGGGTCACGCGCGCGGGTGGGGGAGGGGGAGACACCCGTGGCCAGCCGAGGTCGACACGCGTGA
- a CDS encoding ABC transporter substrate-binding protein, producing the protein MEKPKGKTSPRRYTRRGFLTTVARGTVATGVLTAYGAITVTSKAAPAAVNIGGLYPVTGSFGQIGQGCVNAAKLAVQMVNSAGGIKSLGGAPLNLILSDVQSDTTVTRTETERLITSNRLSAIHGSYASALTLITSEVAERLKVPLLTGSSSDLLNQGGRKYTFTPFARASQFAQAQLRMAKLISTGRPKVAVVFENTAFGTSNSKGLQSQAPGAGVEIVMFEPYSAGFADASPLINKVRASGASMLFAVSYLTDLVLIVRTMKQMGVNIPLNGGSGGFIIPDFYKNVGKDAEGLVGVAHWNHDMNADARTVDAAYQKLYGEFAFEYAGGLIAQTFMIADALERAASPDPQKVRDALASLDVSKGYAAMAPGGKVKFDQNGKNVYGHPLGVQWQKGNLVTVFPKGEAQASLIKA; encoded by the coding sequence ATGGAAAAGCCCAAGGGGAAGACATCGCCCAGACGGTACACTCGCAGAGGCTTTCTGACCACGGTAGCGCGGGGTACCGTCGCCACGGGCGTGCTCACCGCGTATGGTGCCATCACTGTGACCTCAAAGGCAGCGCCGGCCGCGGTGAACATCGGCGGACTGTACCCGGTCACCGGAAGCTTCGGACAAATCGGGCAGGGCTGCGTCAATGCCGCCAAACTCGCGGTACAGATGGTCAACAGCGCCGGCGGCATCAAGTCGCTTGGCGGTGCCCCGCTGAACCTGATCCTCTCCGACGTGCAGAGCGATACCACCGTGACGCGCACGGAGACGGAGCGGTTGATCACAAGCAATAGGCTCTCCGCGATTCACGGCTCCTATGCCAGCGCTCTCACGCTGATCACCAGCGAAGTGGCGGAGCGGCTCAAAGTGCCGCTGCTGACCGGCTCGAGCTCGGACTTGCTCAATCAAGGAGGCCGCAAGTATACCTTCACCCCCTTCGCCCGGGCCTCCCAGTTCGCTCAAGCGCAGCTCCGGATGGCCAAGCTGATCAGCACCGGTAGGCCGAAGGTGGCGGTGGTGTTCGAGAATACCGCCTTTGGCACGTCGAACTCCAAGGGCCTCCAGAGCCAGGCGCCCGGCGCAGGCGTGGAGATCGTCATGTTCGAGCCGTACTCGGCCGGCTTCGCCGATGCCAGCCCCCTCATCAACAAGGTCAGGGCCTCCGGCGCCAGCATGCTCTTCGCCGTCTCCTATCTGACCGACCTGGTCCTCATCGTCCGCACGATGAAGCAGATGGGGGTCAACATTCCTCTCAACGGGGGCTCGGGGGGCTTCATCATTCCCGACTTTTACAAGAATGTGGGAAAAGACGCGGAAGGGCTAGTGGGCGTTGCCCACTGGAACCACGACATGAATGCCGACGCGAGGACCGTGGACGCGGCCTATCAGAAGCTCTACGGGGAATTCGCCTTCGAGTATGCGGGCGGCCTGATCGCCCAGACGTTCATGATCGCCGACGCACTCGAGCGGGCGGCGTCGCCCGACCCGCAGAAGGTACGGGACGCCCTGGCATCTCTTGACGTTTCCAAGGGCTACGCCGCGATGGCGCCCGGCGGAAAGGTGAAGTTCGACCAAAACGGCAAGAACGTCTACGGA